Genomic DNA from Nicotiana tabacum cultivar K326 chromosome 21, ASM71507v2, whole genome shotgun sequence:
TAGTCTTTTCTTGAATCTTTCTTTTACCATCCGCACCAAGCAAGATTTGGATGAAGCCCTTACTAACAAAacgactggtgtcacaatccaacGACAACAACATACCAGTGCGATCCCACAAGTGGAGTTTGGGGAGGGTGGGATGTCACAATTCAACATCTCCTTAAATCGTGCACTTAACACACTAGCCTACAAGGCAGATATAACTTTTTGTCAAATTTATGTGGAATCACTATGCCTTCAAAATACAGAAACACTAATACCTTCACTTCAACAAGATCACAGTGTCGTACGCAAACTAATATGTCAGATTATAACAAGAGGCTCTTGATTTTCACTGCCATGGAAGCCCATTAACCATTCCTTGTATATTACTATCAATAGCATTGTGCTCTAAGTTTCCATAACAATGATTAAAAAGGGGGGAAATAGTGAATCACCTAGACATAACAGCTCTGCGCACCAAAAAAATCATTTTGCACTCCCATTATTGGGAATCAAGAATTTAACTGTGGATATACAATACTTTCCAATTTATCCACTTTCAGCCAAATCCTATCATTTATACTATCCACAATAACTTGGTTGCAATGCTTCTTCAAATCTAGTTTATACACAACCCACAATTGCCTGTCTCCAAGTCTCAAACCAACGCATTCATTGGCAAGCAgagttgcatcaatcaattgtCTTTCTCCAACAAAATTGAGCATCAGATACTATTTTCCCATGATTAACTTTAACCTCAAGAATATCAGTTTAGCGAGGATTTTATAGACACAACCTCCCAAACAAATGAGAAGGAAGTGGTATAATTCCACATCCCATATCATTTTCCGCATTCAGATATAAAGGTGGTGTTAAAACTCTTTTGTAAGACCCCTGTATCATGAGATCGGTTTAGTGTATAAATTACACTATTTCACTATATTCCAACATTTTTAAAGACATGGTGAATCAAAGGGCCCTGAAGCCCTATTGGCATGCAGGAATCCAGTACCGTCCAAACATTCTGGTGCACATGAAAGATCtaatggtttttttttttttttttgagaaagatgaaagatCTATAGAATATAAACTCTGTATTTCAATTTCTTAATTCCTATCTTATGTAACTTTACATAACTAGCAATCTCTTGATGTTGTGGTATGATGACTAAATATTTAATTCACCTATTAAAATTACTTCCTCTTCTGAAAAAGATTTTTCTAACCATCTAATGCTCTCAACTGCGATTATGTTGCATTCCACACCAATTATTGTAGTTCCACCCAAAAGAATACCAGCAGAGACTTGTTCAAGCATTTCACGAACTAGTGGTAGATGCTAGTCCTTTGGGTGGTGAAGGAGGTCGAGTTAATGAATTTTGTTGCATAAATTTTGaaaattgttttaaaagaaaaaagcaaGAGATATACACGAGCGAGAAGTGAATGCTTCTTCACACGGTTTACAAAACCACAACTATTACCTAACGTATATGAATTCAGCATGGTTAGAAGCTACATTTGTGACCAATATTCAACTAAATGCTTCATCAATTCTATCAAACCAATACCATAACAGATAACAATCCATGATCTAAGCTTGTCACTTAAAAGTAGAAATAAGGGGCTAAATCTAACCTTGATGGATCTCCATGAGCAGCCAACCAAGGCTCCACCAAGGATGCTCCAAATGCATCAGCTATATGCCTGTAAGCATCCGACTTCCTCAAATCCGCCCCTCCTCCTCCGCGTCTACTCCCCGCCGACTTACTACATTCAGCCAAATTGGCCTGTTTTGCCAGCCAATGCAGCACCTTCAGTCCATCCTCAAATGCTGCTGGATAGCGATTCTCAGGCGCTAACCTATATCCAACAGCTAAAACAATAACATCACATAGCTTCGCTATCCGTCTACAGAACAAATCATTCGCGGTGGAATCATTGCTCCCACTCACAAACCCCCCACCATGAAACTGCAACATAACCGGCAATTTCCTGCAATTTTTTTTGCCAGCTGGCGAATACCCTCTATAAACCCCATTATCACATTTTAAACTTAAATCatcaacaacattacaaccataGCTATTTCTCCTATGATTAAAACTATTAAAACCATTCTTATTATAATTTTTCTGATTCTCCATCACACTATCAGTAGTACAATATCCATAGCTGTTTCGACGTAAAACGACAGCCTGGTTCGGGTCGGACCCTAATCCGGGTCGGGTCGAAACCCTAACCCTAGATTTAGAATCCGAATCGGGGGAACCTAAACAGGTTTCGGGGAGGAAGATTCGAATAGAGACAGAGGTGGCGGGATCTACATGTAAGTCCTTAGTGGCAACACCGTCAGTGAATAAAGGATTGGCAGCAGCAATGGATTCCTCATTAGGCCGAGATGTGATACCGAAAGAGCTACCATTATTCAACCCATTTGTGTCGTCGATTTGAATTCGATTCTGCAACCGATGCTTCAACATAAACTTGAAGAATACACTGTATAATTTCACTGCCACACTTGGCATTTCCTCTACACACAAGCTTAATGAAgaaatttttggaatttaattacATTGAAATAAAGAGGGAATAATTTAGGGTTTAAGATAAGGATTTCCTTGTGATTAAGGGAAAGGTATTGAGAGATTACTTGATTGAAATGGAGAGAAAGGGGAGTGAAaaagattttgatttttattttttttcatttttttgttttgaaaatagaAGTATTGCTTCCTTCTTTAAGATTTTGTCAAATGATAAATCAATAACAgagcccgtttggcttagctgatttagagtagttgataagcattaggtgctgaaaagcacttttaagtgttgaagctgatttaaaaaataagcagttacgtgtttgaataaaagtgctgaaattaataatatgcagctgaagaactgggtatacaaagagttttgttttaaaaagaagtattttagggatagaataataaatatttggtcaaacttaaagtgtttataagctaaaatttgataagttgtgggagaccaacttatgacttttgacTTATtattggcttataagcacttttaattttaccaaacgcacaaataaaccaaaaaatacTTATAAACCAGTTTGATCAGCTTATAAGTTTAGCCAAACACGGTCACAGTCCATTGATAAATCATGACTCGTGAGAAACAGAAGAGAAGAGCTGTTTTCTGTTTTAATTTGGCCTTTCGAAACTTGTGTTGGGCGGTTGAGGTGGGGCTGTAATCGTCTGTAGCCGGGTACTTTGTAGTGGTATCTCCATTTGTGTTTAACAAGTAGTAGTAGTTTGTATGGTTGCTAATTATTGTATTGTctcgtattgttattttaaatataatatttattttaattattatttaaatattattatatcatattgttaaatttatcattttgtaacgataaaaaatattattttattgaataACAAATTTAGTGTAGTGACGTCCAGTGGCGAAAGCAAGGCTTTTGGTAAGGGGGTTTAAAAAAggattaatttaaaaaaattaatgagATTGTAGCTTGTAGGAATTGAACCAATGACTTCATAAtgattttgaacccccttgaccactaaaccATGCTTTTGGAATGTATGAAggggattcaaaacataatatataaaggtaaaaatcagattttgccttatatatacggTGTAATTTTCGGCGAAGGGGGTTCGGGTGAACACCCTTGCGCCCCCTAAATCCGCCATTGGTGACgttatttccttgtttttttctctcatcttgcccttccttattattaaataatcatattttatcatttatcctatttttatatatataataattctattccgtatcatattttttcttaataatattgcaagtttattcttcatattgttggtgcgtgacatcatgaaacgacagcaaacgatacaatctatccaaacattgtatgtATCAAACAATACAATATGATACATTATGTAACTACAATCCAAACAAGCTGTGAATGGAAGAAAATGCTTATACATTGATGTTATGAGtcttatcaacaacaacaacaacaacaacaacaacaaaaaactcaGTTTGATCCCATAAATGGGGTCTGGAATGTTCTTTGTCTTATATTAGTATATAAAATTTTCTATAAATTAGATTAGATATAACTAAAATGACATTTGTAATGAGGCGGCATATAACCGCTCAATCAATGTTGATCTAAAAAACTTTAGTTACTTATGTAGAAAAATCAGGGGTTGATCTTACTATGTTATGTACTGATTTGGATGAATCCATTAACTTTTGCAGTTTGTAAATATTTAATTACGAATTAAGTAACTAAAATGAATTATGAATTAATAAATTTAGAATCTATAAACTTCATATTCAGGCTTCGCTAGTTTGCCCCCTATGTTTGTATAGAAcccacaagtacaatacatgtatttttgtatgtaAATTTTTAAACTTAACCATGCTTAATTATAAGAATTTTAGTTTTGTGACTGTCTGagttaaatttatttatttaacatAAACTAaagaatttatatataaaaataaggtTAGACAGGTGCATCGGGAGATACCAATTTTGGCAGTTGACGGCTGGCACCTGCGGTAGATTTGTCTCAAGTATTTACTTTTTTCAAAGAACATTTATTCATGTTTTTTacataataaataataaagaatTTACAAAATAGTAACCTAATAAAGAAATGTCCCCAGATAGTAGTGTgataaaataagaagaaaggaTTTCACTTTTCATCTTAAAAAATCCTCAATTTTTACTTTATAAGAATTTCACTTAGTAAAACATGTAAAGTTCATAACCAACTGATTAAAAAATTTCCATAATTAGCatattggatttttttttgaaaacaggAAATCCTTTATATAATACTATTAAGGATAAGTACAAGGGGGTGTCCTTGAGGAACTATGATCTTGATTAACCTGAAGAGAACTAGTTGTTAGGGTACTTACTATCTACTAAGTTAAGGCTTACATAGGAACGTAGTAGAGTTGAGTTGGATGATACATCAACATTGGTACTAGTGGTAGTCATAGTAGTAGTGGCAGAAATATCAAAAAGTACAAAATCCTTTAGCGATTCTGGCATTTGCAAAAATGTGGCTGAAAAGTTGACATTGGCTTGGGTTGATGCTTGCTTTGCGAGTTCGTGTGCCACTTGGTTGCCTTCACGGTAGATGTGTTGGACTGGTGGATTCCCCAACTTCCTCATCCAGTACCTACAATCAAATATAATATTAGTGTGAGGATTGTACGTATCTGAGTCTAGGAAATCAATGATGTTGGTATTGTCCGTTTCAATCACAAGGTGCGTCCAATTATTTTCCATAGCTAATTGAAGTCCATGTTTTAGAGCATGGAGTTCCATGGCAATCAGGGTAGGGCCCAGTATGGCCTTACTATAACCAAGAATCCATTGTCTTTGGGCGTCTCTGAAGATCCCTCCAATACCACCTATTGAGTATTTATTATGGAAAGAGCCATCAATATTTAGTTTAACGTGATTAGCAGGAGAGGGATGCCAGCGAGCACTGGAATACGAACTATTATGGGGGCTGATTGCACAGTGCTTGTATTCTAGGGCTCGTGCGTAGACGAGATGACTGGAGAGGATGTTGTTGTTACAGTTGAAGATATTGTTATTCCTGGTATTCCATAAAAACCAAAGAACAAATGGAAGGAACTCTTCCTAGGTTAAGGAGAGATTAGGGATAGGGTGGGAAGTCTGTCTTAAGGCAGTGAGCCAGTGTATGTTGATATTTAGGGTGTTAGTATTCAGGCCAATAGTATTTCAGAAGTGACTTGCATAAGGGCAGTAAAGGAAGATATGGGTGATAGTCTCTTCTCCTTGAAGACAAAGAGAACAAATAGGGTCGATTTGCATACCAATATGATTGAGGTATGATTTTGTTGGGAGTCTGTTGTGCATACATTGTCATAGGAagtgtttgattttgtttaaggtATTGAGCTTCCATATCCATTCAAAGGAAGGATGAGTTGTTTGTGAGCATTCATGGTGAAGAAGGGACATGATTGATTTTGTGAAAAAAATTTCATTAGAGGTCAAAAACCAATAGAGACAGTCAGTGGAGTTGTTATTAAGAGAGAGATTTGCTGATAGTATAAGTTTGATAAAGGAGAGATTAGATAGATCCCAGCTGTTATTATTGCACACCTCGCTGATTTTCTTGTGGGTGTCATGAGGAGATAATGGACCAGAAATCATATTGCATAGTGATTGATTATTAGGAGGCCAAATGGAATTCCAGAAATCTACACATGTGCCATTACCAACGTTCCAAGCAATTCCTTTTGAGCAAAGATTCTAACCAGAAAGAATGTTACGCCAGATAATGAAACAATTTTTCGCATTGGTGCGGTTACTATATTTGCCAATTAGGATGCTAGCCCATAGTTTAGAGGGTTGTGTGAATAAACGTCATGCAAGGCTGGGTAGGAGAGAAAGGTTTTTGTGAGAGGATTTGTGAATTCCTAGACCTCCTTTATCTTTTGGTAAAGTGAATGTGTCCCATTTGACATAATGAATTTTTCTTGATTGTGTGGTGGAGCCCCTAAggaactctttttggattttatcAAGACGTTTCTGAATAGGTAGAGGTAGGAGGAAGTATGTCATGGAGTGGCTTGGAAGAGCGTTAAGGGGTTGTTTTGATTAGGGTGGCTCTTCCAGCCAAAGAAAGGAAGTTAGTTTTCCAATTTGCAAGGCGATTGTTCAAATTATCGATAACGTAACGGAAGTCAGAATTCTTAGGGTGGCGAATAAGAATGGGGAATCCAAGGTACTTCCCAAAGTTATCACTAGTGATAGTGTTCAAAATAGAAGTGGCAATGTTTCTTGGGATTTGATTGCAATTTTTTGAACAGATGATTTTTGACTTAAGATAGTTGATTTTTTGCCCAAAAAATTGACTAAAAAGAGATAGGCAGTGATGAATAGAATGAATAGATTTTTCATTAGCTTCTGCCATCAAAGTGAGATCATCGACAAAGAATAGATGAGAGAGAGGGGGGTAGAGGGGCTCAACTAAGTATAAAAGGGTCCCAATTTTTGAGAACTACTTGGTGGTTGATATATGTGGAGAGGATCTTCATACACAAGATGAATATGTATggggacatagggtctcctcttcTAATCCCCCTAGAAGGGTGAAAGAATTTAGTCTTAGCCATTTACTAAGACATCAATTTTTGATGTAGAGATACAAGTCATAattagttttgtgatttttggagGGAATTTAAAGAAATTGAGGGCTCTATATATGAAAGACCATTCCAGACGATCAAAGGCTTTTTCTAGATATATTTTAACCAGGATCTTTCTTTTAGTGCCTTTGATTTTTTGGAAGTGATTGATGATTTCCTAAATAATAATGGCATTGTCACTAGCTGGTCTACCTTTCAGGAAGCTAGATTGGAAGGGACTAATGAGTTTGCCTAGAAATGGTTTAATTCTGTTGGCAATAATCTTGGTGATTATTTTGTAGATGGTATTGCATAATCCAATAGGTCTGAAATTTTTGAGGTCATTAGCATTTGGAATTTTTGGAATAAGACATAAGTAGGCGTGATTAATAACTTTTGGGAATGATTGGTTGTCGAAGACTTTGTGACAGAAGTCAAGGATTGGTATCTTAATAAGGTTCCAAAATTTTTGGTAAAAGAAGGAGTGAATGCCATCCGGTCTGGGTACCTTAAAGGATTTCATGGACCAAACGACATTAATGACCTCTTGGTCTTGAAGGACCTATCTAAGGATGAGAGATCTATGTGAGTAGTGGATAATGAATGGTGGGTGATGTCTTTGAGGTTTGTAAGCTGGTGGTTAGTTTGGAATAGATTTTCAAATAAGTTACCGCATGGTCAATGATGCGGTCATGACTAGTGATCCAAGTACCATTTTCATCCTTAAAATAGTTAATTCTATTGGTACGCCTTCTATTTAGGAAACTAATATGGAAGAATTTAGTAGCAGCATCACTTTGGTTTAACCAATTAATATGCTACCTAAGCTTCCAATGTTCATCTTCTAATCTAAGCAGATTATTATAATCATTGAGGAGATTAATTTCGAGGTTCTTAAGGAAGTGGCTAGTGGGGTAGTGGGGAGAACTTTGAATACCATTGATTCTGGCCAGAAGGGTCTTTTTATTAGAAATTATATCGCCAAAAATGTGACTAACCCAGATTTATGTATATCACTTGAATGTTATTGTCTGGCATGAACCGTGATTTGTTGGCAGTCTCATGGACAAACTACTTCAAGAAAATAATacgaggaattttcagaaattactattgtttagtggctattaatttTCTATAGTTACCATgtacataattacttcctatagctactattcagttgttacggtagtgtattcgttgtattcgcgttgctgtattcatgaatacagcaacaaaaagcgcctaaaattaGGGCAGTTTAGCAGTACGAGCATGTATTTACATGTATTCGCATTGTTGTATTGgcgcatgtattcacatataTTTACACTGCTGTATTCaagcaaaaagcgcctaaaatcatgACAGTCCAGCTGGACACACATGTATATgcgctgtattcatgaatacagcagcaaaaagcaCCTAAAagcagggcagtccagctgtacgcgcatgtatagAATACAACATCAAAAAGCGCCTAAAAGCatggcagtccagctgtacgcgcatgtattcacatgtatttgcgTCATGTATTCACgaatacagtaacgacaatcaccttaaaaataggtatatATATCCAGTTGTCTAATAACGGAAACAACATCAATTAGtgtgatacactcctaatataactcaacaaaatcaattctaacatacCTCATTATCAAACCAATTAATTAGAAtgatttttcagttgtattgcattcattagattcaatatttttatttactgtGTTCGCTATTTCATATTTagtgtattcagatgtatttgtATTAACAGTATTTTAGTTATTCCTAATATATGTTATTAATTCAGTATATTTCATCGGTTGTATTCTCTGTATTTCTATTTGTATTTAgtgtattttactgtattttaaaattaaatgtattcattgtttatattatgttctattttaatgtttgtattcaatgtatttcaatgtttatatcatgtattcatgcatgaatacaagtgtattcagctgtattaaaaaatacaaaccatcgaaatacataaatacaggctaaaaaaatatatttatataaaaatacatatatttgagtgaatttatacaaaatacaatgtgtttgtatcattgtatgtaaCTAAATAGCAAAGAAGGGAAGAAGGTTTGCCGTAgatggcatttttcggccaagcaaaatattgtatacattgtattaaaattaaatatgGAGACGAACAAAAATCCCGGCCCTCAAATCTTCTCCGGCGTTAAAAATATTGCAGTATCTATGTAGAGGAATCCTTTGCAATATCCGGCGTAGAAGAAAGCCGCAGTTTCTTTCTTTCTAATATTGCAATACAAATACATTGAAAATATCCGGTGTAGAAACTAAGCAGTACAAATCAAATCCATTACAATATCCCGCGTAGCAACTAAGCAGGTATTTTgctcagagagagagagagagagagagagagagagagagagagagagagagagagaaattttgttgggattttgagagagaatcgtgtgttaattgaaagaaagagagagaaaaacataaatagcgtatttcacGCCTCAATTATAGTATGTGCCATAAATACCTAGTTTGCTATGAAATGTAAAaagtagctatagaaaataatattttaaaatagttttggtttataataaatagggtataTACATTTGCTATAAGAGataaaatttcaaataatattaaatcaCCAAAAGCGAATTACCATTAACCCATTTCCCATTTTAGGCCTAAAGTATACCCTATAGAATGTACCTTAGTATTTAAAGAATAATATAACGCGACGTTCTTCTATCAATATTCAAATAGTTAACTCAAAGTAAGGTAGACTCAATTGAGTATTAGGATTCAAATAGGCGACAGTAATATAAGATATTGTAACCATAGTTCTTTAactctacaacaacaacaacaacaacaacaacccagtataatcccacttagtggggtctgggaagggtagtgtgtacgcagactttacccctaccctagggtagagagactgtttccaaatagacccccgacatccttccctccaagaacttcccatcttgctcttggggagactcgaactcacaacatctcggttggaagtgggggttgcttaccatcagagcaacacCTCTTGTCTAACGGGCACAAATGTGTAGATCAAGTCAAGGAAGAAGGTGGAATAGCGTCCATCGATTAATTGAGTGTGTTACAGTCCAATTGATTTGCTACGCATCCTCAAATCAACCACACTTATCATCTGCGGCCCGTTTTTGTTCATTCTGTATGACGGGCGACCTAAGTATGTGGTCGACTTAGGTCGCCCGCGGAGAATGAGGGCGACATATATAGCCCATATAAGACTGCTAAGAACCAAGATTACTACTATA
This window encodes:
- the LOC107774278 gene encoding putative carboxylesterase 16, translating into MPSVAVKLYSVFFKFMLKHRLQNRIQIDDTNGLNNGSSFGITSRPNEESIAAANPLFTDGVATKDLHVDPATSVSIRIFLPETCLGSPDSDSKSRVRVSTRPGLGSDPNQAVVLRRNSYGYCTTDSVMENQKNYNKNGFNSFNHRRNSYGCNVVDDLSLKCDNGVYRGYSPAGKKNCRKLPVMLQFHGGGFVSGSNDSTANDLFCRRIAKLCDVIVLAVGYRLAPENRYPAAFEDGLKVLHWLAKQANLAECSKSAGSRRGGGGADLRKSDAYRHIADAFGASLVEPWLAAHGDPSRCVLLGVSCGGNIADYVARKAVEEGKLLDPVKVVAQVLMYPFFIGSVPTHSEIKLANSYFYDKALCTLAWKLFLPEGEFDLDHPAANPLIPGRGPPLKWMPPTLTVVAEHDWMRDRAIAYSEELRKVNVDAPVLEYKDAVHEFATLDMLLKTPQAQACAEDIAIWVKKYISLRGHEFSY